The DNA sequence TACAATAAATAGAATATCTTCATTCATTTCAAATATCCATATGTCTCCACTTGATAGGCTGTGTgctaaaatacatattaaatttgAGAGCAAACAACAGTGATGCTGTCCTTCATGGAGCCTATGTATTAAAGAGAATAATTATCAAACAGCCTAATAAACAGATATAAACAGAACCCCCGCTATGACTAAAAGGTACACGCTGCTCTAAAACACATGTAGGATATTTTGACCTTATAAGGAGTACTATGTAAATTTTCTCAGGTAGATTCTGATTTAAAGAATAAGGTgagtttcccagtgcctgcacatttaaaaaaagtaaataaataagatgagttaaagaaaattaattgaaCAATCTATGTGCACATTTTCAGTAACTTTCAGTGGAGTAGGTGTATAGTCTGTCCATTTGATAACCTTTCTTTTTATTCCACAGTGGATATGACCTTGGATGTTGACACAGCCAATGACTTCCTAATCCTCTCTGATGACCTGAAGAGTGTCCAATGTGGACGTAACAAACAAAATCGTAAAGAGTGTGCTGAGAGATTCAGACCAGCAATTTGTGTTCTGGGCTCCTCTCGGTTCACTTCAGGTCGGCATTACTGGGAGGTGGATGTGGGAAGAAGCAAAGAATGGGATCTGGGTGTCTGCAAAGAATCTGTTCCCCGACAAGGAACCATTCTACGGTCTTCAGAGCATGGCTTCTGGACTGTGGGTTTGAGAGATGGAATTGGTTTCTCAGCCAGCACTAAGCCACTAACTGCAGTCAGGGTGAACTCCTGGTTATACCAAGTGGGGATTTTCCTCGATATGGATATTGGAAATCTATCTTTTTATGATATTACTGCACGGTCCCATATTTTTACATTCACCAAAATTTCAGCTTCAGAGCCGCTGTACCCATTCTTTTGTCCTTCAGTTCTAAGCAACAATGATCAAGGCTCCCTGACTATTTGTCCTGCTATGAATCCATACATTCCATGCCTCTAGCATAACCCCAAGTAAATCAAGTGTTGAAAATTTCTTGTCTTTGTACCTGTGGCATTTTGTACTTTATACATGCATTGTACAATGTAATAGCAGAAAACCTTGTGCTACATTCTAAGAGTTATAGTTTTAGCCATTACAATTGTATGCTTTTGAACCATTTTGGTTaaattttgtacatggtgtgacaTAGGACCCATcctcattcttttgtgtgtggatatCCAGCTGTCCCAgatccatttattgaagagacaattctttccaATTGAATCATCTTGGAagtcttgccaaaaatcaattgaggAGAAATGTTATCAATATAATAACATAAATGGCTATTGGAAAACTCATCTGAGAGATTCAGTGAAATAAAGGACAATTCTCTCTTGTTCAGATTCTGGACCACTTAAACAACTCaagcacatggagcccagaatgggaatgagggcttgtaattctgcatagcttaatgtaatgtctggatacatccagTGTATGttgagcaaataattaaaaagcactGGCAAAAtctcttgaaggatgggagaaaaatatgaaattatgaaactttaccaccagggaaacccctgatactctctcaaacactagggctccaaagtcaataggccaagcccttgattaatttttgaattttaaaatatttttactggagCCTCTTGACCAGCAGCGCTGCCTTCCTCAGCCCACCCAGAGAAGATCCTACTGGGACCAGAGTAGAGATTGTGGCGGTGCCAGTAACTTTCTGTTCCTTGATGTGGGCCCCGTTCGGCCTTTCCTCTTGTACAGATTGCCCTATCCTTCCTTGCTGCTGAGAGCAGCTCAGATGCTGTGTGACCTCCCCCAATCTCCGTTGTTCCTCGCGCCTCTCTGCAGAGCCGATGATATTCCTGCCAAGATGGCATCTGAGCACAGGCCACCCTCCAGCTCTCAAATTTGGCTGCCCTGAAAACGTAGGGCCAGCCCTGGGCTGATGGACATCGATGACTAGATGAGGGCTTCGTGGAACAAGGGATTTTGACTTGCCCTAACACGTACTGCGGGGATTATGATGAATTGTGGTGGGATCTATGCCACAGACAAATTAGAATGTAAGTCTAGTCTTCTAGGCACCATGACACTGAGGCTCTTAGAAGACTGGTGTAATCTGTTTAAGTGCTAAGGCTGGAGTGTTTATTACAGAAACTCTTAAAGAGTGGAGCAGTCAAGAGAGAAGCTGTGAATCAGTCCCACTGAGATCAAATTATTGCTCGGGCATTTCACAGCAGAACACATCTTAGGAAACTCTCTTTGCCAGAAGACAGCCCAACCCCAGGTGTATCGCATTTACTGACACTGATAAAGATGAAGAAGcagctgaggaggaggaggaggtccTCTCCAGGCAGGATTAGAAGACATTTCCCCTGAGTTTTAGGAAACCAGGAAAGACCATGTGACAGTGAGCAGGGCATGGATGTCAGACATCCACACACTGCAGTGACAGACCCTAACCAGTGACAGACCCTAACCAACTCCCGACCTTGTGCAGCCAGTAACATACTTTTGTGCACATCTCAGTAGAGACCCTTTATCATTTCTGTGCCTATGATATCTCCTAAATGTGTTGTTGACTAGGAAGGATACATTTATGCTgtggtatttataaatttaagttCACACCTATTTTTTTTGTCATACAAAAGATACaaaattgtacattgtacatGTGTAGTGCATCTGAGATGACAACCAAGGTCAGGCGCTTGTGCTGACCAGAAGATCCTGCTGCACCGTCAGCTTGAGTGGGATCAGGTGCAAGTGTAGCATGTCAGGTGTGATAATGTATCAGATAGTATTTAGGTGTATATTGTCTCACGTTTATAATGAAGAGCATGACTGTAGCtaagatattaaaattttctgtgcTCCTGAAATGTTTCTGTGCAGTCACAAGCAAAGGCAGAATTGCGTACTGAGATCAAATGTCTGCAACTGCCATTTTTAACCCTAGAATTCTGAGTTGAAATTGCAAAGCATTTAATTGTTAAGAATCTTTGTAATAGATGTTATAAATATGAACTTATGAAATAAAGGAATGccatgaaaatatatacatatacagtttttgctgagaaatcttcacatgcatacatggtatacaatcaatagctcataaTATCCTCACTTAGTTATGTGTTCATCAGTATGATCATCTTCAGaaatttgtatcactccagaaaaataaataaaaagaaaaaaggagactCATGCATTCTATACTCCTTAACCCTCACTCACATTcattactagtatttcaatctacccaattttttatcctttatcccttgtgctggtttgaatggaatAGGtggccccagaaaagctatgttttaatccagatctaatcttgtgggtgcagctatttcttttagtcctgttTCAATACTGTAGTAGTTTCAAAAgtattgaaacttttttttctccacctttttttttttttttttttaacatgggcaggcactgggaattgaacccaggtcctctggcatggcaggcaagcattcttgcctgctgagccaccgtggccagcccaaAAGTattaaaacttttgattagattatttccatagagatgtgacacatccaactatgggtgtgaccttttgattagatggagatgtgattccatccatttcagatgggtcttgattagtttacaagaGTCGTTaaatggggaaacattttggagaaacctcagaaacaacagagctgacaaagtgagagctgacatagatgtttggagactagcagatgttgccatgagctgttaagcaagccaggacctgggGAGAActaagggaagtcaagagatgggagccagccctggagaagcaaattaAAGCAATAGAGCCCCAGAGCAAGgcactagcagatgccagccacgtgactatccAGCAAACAGATGTGTTCTGGTTGCATCCACCTTACTTGAATTAAGATGTCCTTCCCTGGATGCAATAGTTTGGACATTTGAATAGGTTTTGAACTGTAATCTTgtagtggagagggcagtgagttcacctggtgTGTTGGCATAAAGAAAaaggtcacatctaagcaacaaaggaggttctttGAGGGTgcctcaggcataattataagtggggTGAGgttcttctttgtaggaataagttccataggggTGAAActaaagatcaagggctcagcttattgaattgatTCTTCCCACTGCGTGTGAGAATAC is a window from the Tamandua tetradactyla isolate mTamTet1 chromosome 14, mTamTet1.pri, whole genome shotgun sequence genome containing:
- the LOC143655216 gene encoding ret finger protein-like 3 isoform X3, with protein sequence MAEHFKEASRCPICKAYLEKPVNLKCGYVCCLPCLNSLEKEPSGEGLLCPSCPVVSQRNDARPNYQLRKLVSKVKELEPHLKTILQMDPRILKFQVDMTLDVDTANDFLILSDDLKSVQCGRNKQNRKECAERFRPAICVLGSSRFTSGRHYWEVDVGRSKEWDLGVCKESVPRQGTILRSSEHGFWTVGLRDGIGFSASTKPLTAVRVNSWLYQVGIFLDMDIGNLSFYDITARSHIFTFTKISASEPLYPFFCPSVLSNNDQGSLTICPAMNPYIPCL
- the LOC143655216 gene encoding ret finger protein-like 3 isoform X2; amino-acid sequence: MTVIMAEHFKEASRCPICKAYLEKPVNLKCGYVCCLPCLNSLEKEPSGEGLLCPSCPVVSQRNDARPNYQLRKLVSKVKELEPHLKTILQMDPRILKFQVDMTLDVDTANDFLILSDDLKSVQCGRNKQNRKECAERFRPAICVLGSSRFTSGRHYWEVDVGRSKEWDLGVCKESVPRQGTILRSSEHGFWTVGLRDGIGFSASTKPLTAVRVNSWLYQVGIFLDMDIGNLSFYDITARSHIFTFTKISASEPLYPFFCPSVLSNNDQGSLTICPAMNPYIPCL
- the LOC143655216 gene encoding ret finger protein-like 4A isoform X1 is translated as MGRREICVVMVFLTATLASQTVIMAEHFKEASRCPICKAYLEKPVNLKCGYVCCLPCLNSLEKEPSGEGLLCPSCPVVSQRNDARPNYQLRKLVSKVKELEPHLKTILQMDPRILKFQVDMTLDVDTANDFLILSDDLKSVQCGRNKQNRKECAERFRPAICVLGSSRFTSGRHYWEVDVGRSKEWDLGVCKESVPRQGTILRSSEHGFWTVGLRDGIGFSASTKPLTAVRVNSWLYQVGIFLDMDIGNLSFYDITARSHIFTFTKISASEPLYPFFCPSVLSNNDQGSLTICPAMNPYIPCL